A genomic segment from Neobacillus sp. YX16 encodes:
- a CDS encoding HD-GYP domain-containing protein yields MIQHEEKRTVKWFLLISYIILIGYDVFYYFIAPGNIVDSKPGFPSNFWYLIYIVLLIFIPVAFYLSKVKKDYLIKYVFIISYLLISLPVGIVSYIGNGEAYTSGNIVEVFFILSLPIFLNTSFFWLVSIGVTVKYILTAIILHTSFLIMPIILMIILSGMSFFLLVRFQGYVRAVSTSYDKQLEGIVKGVIATLELKDPYTRGHSERVAKYALVLANEVGKFTKEEQKSFYYACLLHDIGKVNIPDNILMKPGKLTNEEFEIIKSHPVVGAEAVKNVEGISDSIHVIRYHHERWDGKGYPEQLKGEEIPLLARVSTIADAFDAMTSSRSYREAMPIEEAYKRIIEGKGTQFDPSLVENFKNIYPEWIKFHKNYPWTEKWELKKEMKS; encoded by the coding sequence ATGATTCAGCATGAAGAAAAACGAACAGTAAAATGGTTTCTTTTAATATCATATATTATTTTAATAGGTTATGATGTTTTTTACTATTTCATTGCTCCTGGAAATATAGTGGATAGTAAACCTGGTTTCCCTAGCAACTTTTGGTACCTTATTTATATAGTATTATTGATTTTCATTCCAGTTGCATTTTATTTAAGCAAGGTTAAAAAGGATTATTTAATAAAATATGTGTTTATAATCAGCTATTTGCTCATCTCCTTACCTGTTGGGATAGTCTCTTACATTGGAAATGGGGAAGCATACACTAGCGGAAATATCGTAGAGGTATTTTTTATATTATCTTTACCAATATTTTTAAATACCAGTTTTTTCTGGTTAGTCAGTATTGGGGTTACTGTGAAATATATTCTTACTGCTATCATATTACATACCAGCTTTCTAATTATGCCAATTATTCTCATGATTATATTATCTGGTATGTCTTTCTTCTTATTAGTTCGTTTTCAAGGCTATGTTAGGGCTGTTAGTACATCATATGATAAGCAATTAGAGGGAATTGTAAAAGGGGTAATTGCGACATTAGAATTGAAAGATCCATATACAAGGGGACATAGTGAACGGGTTGCAAAATATGCATTGGTTTTAGCAAATGAAGTTGGAAAGTTTACTAAGGAAGAACAAAAATCTTTTTATTATGCATGTTTACTCCATGATATTGGAAAAGTAAATATTCCTGATAACATTTTAATGAAACCTGGTAAACTCACTAATGAGGAATTTGAAATAATAAAGTCCCACCCAGTTGTTGGTGCTGAAGCTGTTAAGAATGTAGAAGGAATAAGTGATAGTATTCATGTTATTCGATATCACCATGAACGCTGGGATGGAAAAGGGTATCCTGAACAATTAAAAGGAGAAGAAATTCCTTTACTTGCAAGAGTTTCTACAATTGCTGATGCTTTCGATGCCATGACTTCTTCAAGATCCTATCGTGAAGCTATGCCGATTGAAGAAGCATATAAGCGTATTATTGAGGGGAAGGGTACACAATTTGATCCATCTCTTGTGGAAAATTTTAAAAATATATATCCAGAATGGATCAAATTTCATAAGAATTATCCTTGGACAGAAAAATGGGAATTAAAGAAGGAGATGAAGTCATGA